In one Streptomyces venezuelae genomic region, the following are encoded:
- a CDS encoding SDR family NAD(P)-dependent oxidoreductase, whose product MPKYAGRKAVVLGGATGLGLVISKRLVEGGADVLVTGGPGADLGAAAAEVGSCAHVVRCDPADPAAVEALAPVVEARLGRVDLLVVLTSAGCGDPAFNSVAPADRCRPTRTP is encoded by the coding sequence ATGCCCAAGTACGCCGGCAGGAAAGCCGTGGTCCTGGGCGGGGCCACCGGACTCGGCCTCGTCATCTCCAAGCGGCTCGTCGAGGGCGGCGCCGACGTCCTGGTGACCGGCGGCCCCGGCGCCGACCTCGGCGCGGCCGCCGCCGAAGTGGGCTCCTGCGCCCACGTCGTCCGCTGCGACCCCGCGGACCCCGCGGCCGTCGAGGCGCTGGCGCCCGTCGTCGAGGCGCGACTCGGCCGCGTCGACCTGCTCGTCGTCCTCACGAGCGCCGGGTGCGGCGACCCGGCGTTCAACTCCGTCGCCCCGGCCGACCGTTGTCGACCCACCCGTACCCCGTGA
- a CDS encoding MFS transporter: MPTLRRPRITLPTTTAPAAPPTRLPLPALLALATAVFVTSLTETLPAGLLPAMSADLGVSESAAGQTVTVYAVGTALTAIPLTAATAGWRRKKLLLAAMSGFAAANTVTAVSENYTLTMAARFVAGVAAGLAWALLAGYARRMAPAHLQGKAIAIAMAGIPVALSLGVPAGTFLGKVLSWQVAFLVMTGLTVGLLAWIAALVPDQPGQKPGGAKTPMPHALRVPGVTPVLFVTLVFVLAHTVLYTYIATFLDELGMGGSTDLVLLVFGAASLVSIWIVGALIHRRLRALTLASVLLVGVGAAVLAAFSGSPALVYVAVTLWGLGWGGAPTLLQTAAGDAADKGDAADAAQAMLVTLWNVAMAGGGVFGGILLDLAGTSSFPWTILLLLIPVLLAVAAARRNGFPARTPGNPA, translated from the coding sequence ATGCCGACCCTGCGCCGCCCCCGGATAACCCTCCCCACAACAACCGCACCCGCCGCCCCGCCCACCAGACTCCCCCTCCCCGCCCTCCTCGCCCTGGCCACCGCCGTCTTCGTCACCAGCCTCACCGAGACCCTCCCCGCGGGTCTGCTGCCCGCGATGAGCGCCGACCTCGGGGTCAGCGAGTCGGCGGCCGGACAGACCGTCACCGTCTACGCCGTCGGCACCGCCCTCACCGCGATACCCCTGACCGCCGCCACGGCGGGCTGGCGCCGCAAGAAGCTGCTCCTCGCGGCGATGTCCGGATTCGCCGCCGCCAACACCGTGACCGCAGTATCGGAGAACTACACGCTCACGATGGCGGCCCGTTTCGTCGCCGGTGTCGCCGCGGGACTCGCCTGGGCGCTGCTCGCCGGCTACGCCCGCCGCATGGCGCCCGCCCACCTCCAGGGCAAGGCGATCGCCATCGCCATGGCGGGCATCCCGGTCGCCCTCTCGCTGGGCGTGCCCGCGGGGACGTTCCTCGGCAAGGTGCTGAGCTGGCAGGTCGCGTTCCTGGTCATGACCGGGCTGACCGTGGGCCTGCTGGCCTGGATCGCCGCGCTCGTCCCCGACCAGCCCGGTCAAAAGCCGGGCGGCGCGAAGACCCCGATGCCGCACGCCCTGCGCGTACCCGGTGTGACCCCGGTCCTTTTCGTCACCCTCGTCTTCGTCCTGGCCCACACGGTCCTCTACACGTACATCGCCACGTTCCTCGACGAACTCGGCATGGGCGGCTCGACCGATCTCGTCCTGCTCGTCTTCGGCGCGGCGTCCCTGGTGAGCATCTGGATCGTGGGCGCGCTGATCCACCGCAGGCTGCGCGCGCTGACGCTCGCGAGCGTGCTCCTGGTGGGTGTGGGGGCGGCGGTGCTGGCCGCGTTCTCCGGCAGTCCGGCGCTCGTGTACGTCGCCGTGACGCTGTGGGGCCTCGGCTGGGGCGGCGCTCCCACGCTGCTGCAGACCGCGGCGGGTGACGCGGCGGACAAGGGCGACGCGGCGGACGCGGCCCAGGCCATGCTGGTCACCCTGTGGAATGTCGCCATGGCGGGCGGCGGAGTCTTCGGCGGCATCCTGCTGGACCTGGCCGGCACGTCGTCCTTCCCCTGGACGATCCTGCTGCTCCTGATCCCGGTGCTGTTGGCCGTGGCCGCGGCGCGCAGGAACGGCTTCCCCGCGCGCACGCCGGGGAACCCGGCCTGA
- a CDS encoding DUF4232 domain-containing protein, which translates to MRTFRSRSAVLGRSTVLAATGAAVLALSLTACGGGSDTKAAEPAGATVAASATETTVSVGGSHDVQAAGATVAAKPGGKRAAAAAPVCTTKDVAISAARHGGPPYTHIVLTAKNTSAHSCRMTGFPEIQFLESHKQDVPAVAKSKPASPVVLKPGAPAYALVKVSDGGVDEDNEPVSAFQVSLQGGGGMAAVRAPGSGGIAVDPAKALTGYWTYELRNGADDF; encoded by the coding sequence ATGCGTACGTTCCGCAGCCGCTCCGCCGTTCTCGGCCGCTCCACCGTCCTCGCCGCGACCGGCGCCGCCGTGCTCGCCCTGTCCCTCACCGCCTGCGGGGGCGGCTCCGACACGAAGGCCGCGGAGCCCGCGGGGGCGACGGTGGCGGCGTCGGCCACCGAGACCACGGTGTCCGTCGGCGGATCCCACGACGTGCAGGCCGCGGGCGCGACCGTGGCCGCCAAGCCCGGCGGAAAGCGGGCCGCGGCCGCCGCGCCCGTCTGCACCACCAAGGACGTCGCCATCAGCGCCGCCCGCCACGGCGGCCCGCCCTACACCCACATCGTCCTGACCGCGAAGAACACGTCGGCCCACAGCTGCCGGATGACCGGCTTCCCGGAGATCCAGTTCCTGGAGAGCCACAAGCAGGACGTGCCGGCCGTCGCCAAGAGCAAGCCCGCGTCCCCCGTCGTCCTGAAGCCGGGCGCGCCCGCCTACGCGCTGGTCAAGGTGTCGGACGGCGGTGTCGACGAGGACAACGAGCCCGTCTCGGCCTTCCAGGTGTCGCTCCAGGGCGGCGGCGGCATGGCCGCCGTCAGGGCTCCGGGCAGCGGCGGCATCGCGGTCGACCCGGCGAAGGCGCTGACCGGCTACTGGACGTACGAGCTGCGCAACGGCGCGGACGACTTCTAG